A genomic region of Phenylobacterium parvum contains the following coding sequences:
- a CDS encoding TetR/AcrR family transcriptional regulator yields the protein MTPPQGRSLLTDGDEAAFSGRLLALARRTALEEGAGALSTVRLAREAGVPKLTVEKRFRTRADLLAALQADILVEAAEALVDALGGMSPRRPQALETLCRLWVAHWLDHPALFRVAFPEGAAPPRTGPRDPLAPLAPYFEEGLDGEGGRARADLLLCALHGIVQAQLGPRPGDWTEPGELVALAVDAARA from the coding sequence ATGACGCCGCCACAGGGACGCTCCCTGCTGACCGACGGGGACGAGGCCGCCTTCTCCGGACGGCTCCTGGCCCTCGCCCGACGCACCGCCCTGGAAGAGGGCGCCGGCGCCCTGTCCACCGTCCGGCTCGCCCGGGAGGCAGGGGTTCCGAAGTTGACCGTGGAGAAGCGGTTCCGCACCCGGGCCGACCTGCTGGCCGCCCTCCAGGCCGACATCCTGGTCGAGGCCGCCGAGGCCTTGGTGGACGCCCTGGGCGGCATGTCGCCCCGTCGCCCCCAGGCCCTGGAGACTCTCTGCCGGCTGTGGGTCGCCCACTGGCTGGACCATCCCGCCCTGTTCCGCGTGGCCTTTCCGGAGGGGGCCGCCCCGCCGCGGACCGGGCCGCGCGATCCCCTTGCGCCCTTGGCCCCCTATTTCGAGGAAGGGCTGGACGGCGAGGGCGGAAGGGCGCGGGCTGACCTGCTGCTCTGCGCCCTGCACGGCATCGTCCAGGCCCAGCTGGGGCCGCGCCCCGGCGACTGGACCGAGCCCGGCGAACTGGTCGCCCTGGCGGTCGACGCCGCCCGGGCCTGA
- a CDS encoding acyl-CoA dehydrogenase family protein produces MADFGGDVELEGFRKEARSWLEANFPESLKGQAGAALASMEGPGPEGDMKLWKERMADKRWGAPTWPAEYGGGGLSPQEARVLAQEMGRVGAYNPMVFGMGVTMIGPTILDYGTEEQKKTHIPPIVRGEVRWCVGYSEPNAGSDLASLQTRCEDKGDHWLINGQKIWTSGAQYSDWCGALVRTDPTVKKHDGISFLLINMRQPAIETRPIKLIAGASPFCETFFTDAVAPKDALLGKLNEGWSVGKRLLQHERASQTGVSMGGRATPLEDIARKYVGEDGKGRIADSDLRTRMIRHIMDARVHSLTLARAAAEAKGASGATNAASVLKNSATNVAQIRQEMVLEIMGHQGLGWEGDAFTHAEIEAVRGWLSGRAMSIYGGSVEVQNNIISKRILGLPDTTQSA; encoded by the coding sequence ATGGCGGATTTCGGCGGCGACGTTGAACTCGAGGGTTTCCGCAAGGAAGCCCGCAGCTGGCTTGAAGCAAACTTTCCCGAGTCCCTGAAGGGCCAGGCCGGCGCGGCCCTCGCCTCGATGGAAGGGCCTGGGCCTGAAGGCGACATGAAGCTCTGGAAGGAGCGCATGGCCGACAAGCGCTGGGGCGCCCCGACCTGGCCAGCGGAATACGGCGGCGGCGGGCTGTCGCCGCAGGAGGCCCGCGTGCTGGCCCAGGAGATGGGCCGCGTCGGCGCCTACAACCCGATGGTCTTCGGCATGGGCGTCACCATGATCGGCCCGACCATCCTGGACTACGGCACCGAGGAGCAGAAGAAGACCCACATCCCGCCGATCGTTCGCGGCGAGGTGCGCTGGTGCGTCGGCTATTCCGAGCCCAACGCCGGTTCGGACCTGGCCTCCCTGCAGACCCGCTGCGAGGACAAGGGCGACCACTGGCTGATCAACGGCCAGAAGATCTGGACCTCCGGCGCCCAGTACTCCGACTGGTGCGGCGCCCTGGTCCGCACCGACCCGACGGTGAAGAAGCATGACGGCATCAGCTTCCTGCTGATCAACATGCGCCAGCCGGCCATCGAGACCCGACCGATCAAGCTGATCGCCGGCGCTTCGCCCTTCTGCGAGACCTTCTTCACCGACGCCGTGGCGCCCAAGGACGCCCTGTTGGGCAAGCTCAACGAGGGCTGGTCGGTGGGCAAGCGACTGCTGCAGCACGAGCGCGCCAGCCAGACCGGCGTGTCCATGGGCGGTCGGGCGACCCCGCTGGAGGACATCGCCCGCAAGTATGTGGGCGAGGACGGCAAGGGCCGGATCGCCGACAGCGACCTTCGCACCCGGATGATCCGCCACATCATGGACGCCCGGGTCCACAGCCTGACCCTGGCTCGCGCTGCGGCTGAGGCCAAGGGCGCCTCGGGCGCCACCAACGCAGCCTCCGTGCTCAAGAACTCGGCCACCAACGTGGCCCAGATCCGGCAGGAGATGGTGCTGGAGATCATGGGCCACCAGGGCCTGGGCTGGGAGGGCGACGCCTTTACCCACGCCGAGATCGAGGCTGTGCGCGGCTGGCTGTCCGGCCGTGCCATGTCGATCTATGGTGGCTCGGTGGAGGTGCAGAACAACATCATCTCCAAGCGTATCCTGGGCCTGCCGGACACCACCCAGTCGGCGTGA